The sequence below is a genomic window from Verrucomicrobiia bacterium.
CTTTGGCCGCCACCGCGTTTTTGGGCCCGCGCCTTATCCCATTGATCCGACAGAAAATGGCTCATAGCCGACAAGAGAAACGAGCGGAACCTTCCCTTTTGGCGGTCGGCTCGTTCGACCCAGTTGCGTTCAAGCAGGCGCGCGAAAAAGCCTTGCGTCAGGTCCTGGGCATCCTCCGGTGAGTATCCACGCCGGCGCACGTAGCCATAAAGAGGGTACCAGTAGGCTTGGCAGAGCTTTTCCAGGGCCGCCTGTGCCTGGAATGAATTGCCGCCCCCGGCTTTAAGCACCACAGACCAACGCGTTGAAACGAATCGGGATGATGCTTGGGCTCTGTCGTTGCTGGTGGTCGAATTCCCAAGCGAAGCAGTGTGCGTCGAAATGCTCACTAGAGTTGATTGTAGCGAAAAGCGGGTGCAGACGCAATGCTGGTAATTATCGATCTGCTTCACAACGGGCTGGTAGCTCGGTGCGGAAATCGCATGGCCATTCCGTGTATTCCGAGTGTTCCGGTTTAAAAAGTTCTTTAGGCGAGGTTTTGGATTGCTCCGGCAGGATTGACAATTCATTCGTTTCATCGTGAAGTGGGCCGAGCACCAT
It includes:
- a CDS encoding sigma-70 family RNA polymerase sigma factor, giving the protein MSISTHTASLGNSTTSNDRAQASSRFVSTRWSVVLKAGGGNSFQAQAALEKLCQAYWYPLYGYVRRRGYSPEDAQDLTQGFFARLLERNWVERADRQKGRFRSFLLSAMSHFLSDQWDKARAQKRGGGQSAVPLQLDTAETRYGYEPADSSTPEQSYDRRWSLALLEEVLRQVAAEYKLKGQEELFSKLHPCLVGNRTEQPYADLAGRLGISEGAVKTAVHRLRQRYRQLLRNEIAQTVANPAEVDEELRHLFAVVGNR